The window TCCAGCGCGACCGCCGCCTCCGCGGCCGCCTCACCGGGAGCCTGCTGCTCGACGGGGGCGAGCTTCTCGCCGTTGCAGATCACGTCTGCGCCGTCGATCTGGAGCTCGGTGCACTGGGCGACGTCGAACTGCTGGCCGTTCACCGTGATCACATCGGCGGCCTTCGCCTGGGCGCCCTTGTTCGCGTCGGTGCTGGCGTTGGCGAGTTGGACACCTGCCACACCGCTGACCACGAGAACTCCGGCGACCACCACCGCGCCGATCGTCTTCCGCCGGTTGTCCGGGTTGTTACGTCGGTACGAGCGCGCCCTCATAATCACTCCTCGTCGTTGGACGTCCATGCCGTCGGTCGGGGGGCCATACGGGCGACAGACGCCGAGGGGTTCAATGCTCTCGTCCGGAAGCATCCCGAATCGCCTCGTCGGGGAGCGCCAAAACCGCAGCTCAGAGCACGTATGAAAAGTGCCCGAAAAAATATTCCGGGCACCCCTCGATGGGGTACCCATCGATGGTCACGCAGGGTGGAGATGCTTGACGGGCAGCGCTCCACTACGGACGGTCACATGTGTCGACTGGCGTTCGGCGAGCTAGGGTGGGCGGGTCGTGATCAGCGGATCTCGAACTCCAGGAGGGAGTATCCGTAGATGCTGACCCGTTTCGTGCCGTGCATCCGCACGTATCGAGCGACCGACTTCTCGGCGATCCGCACGGTGCCGCCGGTCCCAGTGGTGGTCGCGTAGGCGCGGGTCCAGGCCATGCCGTCGCGCGACGTCTCCACCCGGTACGCGGTTCCGTAGGCGTGCTCCCAAACCAGGACGATCTCCGAGATCTGCCAGTTGCCGCCCAGGTCGACCCGGATCCACTGGTCGTCGGAGAAGCCACTCGACCAGCGGCTGGACGGATCACCATCGATGGCGTTCGCGGGCTGCCACGGGTCACCTTCGGACGCCGAGGCCGTCGCCGTGCCCTGCAGAGCCAGGTTCGCCCCGGACGGGTTCGGTTTACCGGTGACGCTCGGTTTCGGAGCAGCACCGGCTGTCGACGCGCTGACCGACGGCCCACCGACACCCGACGGGCGGACACCCGACGGTCCCCCGGCCGACGGCCGGCCGGACGCTGCGGGCGCGCCACTCGTGACCGTGGGGAGGACACCCGGCGCCGATGGGAGTGCGCCCGGCGCCGCCGCATCGAGAGCCGACTCGACCGAGCCGAGCGGGCCCGCTGCCGCAGTGGGCTCCCGGTTCACGTTGCGATAGACGCCGACCAGGACGATCGGCACGGCAAGCAGAACCGCTGCGCCTGCCACGATCCACCCCCACGGGCGTCGGCGCCCAGCCCCGGCGACCGACTCCACACCTGCCGCCGCAGCCCGCCGCCTCGGATCCGGCTCCTCGGATTGCTGCGGGCTTGCCGTGTCGGATTGCGGAACCGATCGGGCGGGAGTCGGTGGATTCGCCGCACCACCTGTCTGGCCGGGAAACGGTGTGCTCCGCGGGATCTGTGGCATGCGGGTGAGCCGCAGACTGTCCGCCCGCGAGGGCTTGCGCTGCTCCCCGGAGACCGGATCCACAGGCAGCCCGCCGTCACGCCCGTCCACCCGGACTCCTCCAGCTCGATCAACCGGCGACCCATCGACCGCCGCGCAGTATCTTGGCGCAAAACCGACGCCGAACCACGCCTCCCGGGCAGCGGCCACAGGGTGTCAGGCCCCGGTGCAGGCATTCAACACAGTGGAAGTGAGAGCGATCACATTCGCGTGTCGCGCCTGGTATCGGCCCAGGTCACCGAAGGTTTTAGTACGGATACCTTCCAGAAGCCACGCACCCCGGCTCCGCCCTCTCACTCACCGCGCCGCCGCCATCACTCGCCACCCGAATGCAGCAGCGGCGAGCAGCCGGCGAGGCAAGACGCACAGGCGACAGGCAGCCCCGGCGAGACGCCGAGAATGCCCCAAGCGGACGAACGCAGGAAGCGCAAAGCAAAGGGCACACCGCGGAGAGGACACACCGCGAAGCGAGAAGGACGACATGACGCGGCAGGCCCAACGCGGGGCGCCACAGCAAGGGACGAAAGGCGCGGCGAGCGGACGTGGGCGAGACCGGCCGGGTGGGCGGCGGCCCGAAATGCGGTGAGGCTCTCCCCGCCGCCTCAAGGCCTCTGAGACAGCGGGGAGAGCCCCACCGTTGTTGCCGAGCGTCCCCGGTGCGGGGTGTCCTTCGGGGTTTCGGGGTTCAGCCGGCGGTGTGGATGCCGGACGTGGTGACCAGTTTGCGGACGGCGGTTCGGGTGATCTTCTTGAGTTCGCGGTCCTTCGGGTCGTCGGCGCCGATCAAGGCCACCGACAGGGCGACGTCGCGGTATGCGACCTGCGCGAACGCCAAGTGGGCCGAGATGTCGATGCCGAAGAAGCGCGCCTGCAGGTCCAGGGTGGCGGTGATCGATTCGTCGCCGAGGGACGGATTCCAGGACAGCGGCTTTGTCGTGATCTTGAAGCTTTCGACCTCGATCTGCGGGCACTCGTCCAGGATCTCCTGGACCTGGTCGACCGTCGCCGCGGCCGCGTCGTCACCGACCGCCGACAGCAGTTCGAGTGCGACGGCGCCGGTCTTGTCGTGGACGAAGACGGCGCTGGCGGTCGGCGGGACGGCGGTGTCCGGTTCGACCACGGGCGGCGGGGGCGGGCTGGCCTTGATCGGTTCCGGGGCCGACGGGGCGGATGTGGCCGGCGTGGTCCCGGGTGGGATCGTCGGTACCGGGTCGCCCGCGCCGACGGCCGGACCGGTCGCCGACAGGGACGAGACGCTGCCGGCCGCTTCGCACGGGTTGGTCTCCGGGTCTTGGGCCAGGAGCATTTCGGCGATGATCTCGGCGAACCCGCCGGTGTCCTGCTTGAGGTAGCCGGCCGGCACGTCCTTCTCGGTGATCAGTGCCTTCTCCAGCTGCTTCTGCCGGTCGGGCGGTTTGGGCACGCCCGCGATCACGGATGTCGCGGCGAGTGCCGGGGTGGGCAGGGCGCCGATCGAGGTCAGGCCGAGCCCGGCGGAAACAGCGAGAACGGCGGGGAACGTGAGTTTTCTGCTGGTTGAGAGCGCCATTCTTACAGGCTAGAGATCATTTGTCCACTAGGTCGGAATAGTGAGGATTTCGAAGACGGCCACCCGGTCGGCGGCGGCCGCGAATTCGTCCGCGGTCCCGGTGGCGACCAGGCCGATCCGGACGAAGAACGGCACCCCGTGCGGAACCTCGGCCGGAAACGCGCGCACCACCGCCCGCCGCTCCCCCGGATCGGTGATCTCGGCCAGCCGGACCCGGGCCAGGCGACGGCCGGAGGCGAGTTCGCCCTGGCCGGCCGCGCGCACGTTGCGGGCCCAGTCGCCGTCGGGGAGCCCGGCCACGACGTAGCGACGGCCGTCGACGGTCAATGGCGAGACGGGCGTGGGGCGGGGCCGGCCGGAGCGGCGCCCCGGGACGGTGAGCACGTGCACGGTGCCGAGACGGAGCCCGAGCCGGTTGAGGACCCGGACCACCCGATTGGCGGCGGGCAGCCAGCCGGGCAGGCGCAGAGCGGTGGCCATCGGAAAACCTTTCGACGATCGAAGCTTTTCGCCAACCGTACGGTATATTCCTTCGAGTGTCGAAACAATCTCTGACCGGTCGCCGGCCCGCCGGGCCGCCGGGTGAACGCACCCCGCTGGAGGCCGCCGCCGACGCCGCCGCAGGCTTCGGAGCGGCCACCGACGAGGTCGACGAGGCGGCCGCCGGGGTGCTCGGGGTCAACCGCACCGACCTGCGGATTCTCGGGCTGGTCGAAGCGGCCGGAGCGATGACCGCGGGTGCTCTCGCCGGAGCCGCCCGGCTCAGCCCGGCCGCCACCACGGCGGCCATCCAACGGCTGGTCGCGGCCGGTCATCTGCGCCGTGACACCGACCCGGAGGACCGTCGCCGGGCGGTCGTCACCGTCACCGCGGAGACCGTCGAGGTGGTCGACCGGCTCTACGGTCCGATCGCCGAGGCCGGGCACCGCCTGCTGACCCGCTACACCGTCGAGGAGTTACGCCTGGTCACCGGCTTCCTGGAACTGGGCCGCACGATGCAGCTGGAGCAGGCTGCCCGGATCAGGGCAGCCGTCCAGGACCCGCCCGGCTGAGAAGACCCGGTCAGGTGCGGAGATCGGCCAGACCGGTCAGCAGGACGCGCAGGCCGATCTCGAAGGAGCGCTCGGAACGTCTCTCCGGCTCGGGGCTCGCGGTCCGGATCGCGGCGCCGAGAGCCGACTCCGGATCGTCCGAGGCGGCCCAGACGTCCAGCGGGGCGGCCGCGTCCAGAGCCGAACCCAGGATGAAGCAGTCCAGGATCGTCACCGCGTGGAGCAGTTCCTCCTCGTGGAAACCGGCGTCCCGGAGCACCCGGGCCAGGGCCTCGTAGGTCGCCAGGGTGCGCGGGTCGCTGACGGTCTGCGCGGTGAGCATCGGCACGACCTTCGGGTGCCGGGCGAAGGCTCGGCGGTATTCGCGGGCCCATTCCCGGGCGTACGTCTGCCAGTCGGTGCCGGTCGCGGGCGCCGGACCGGCCGTGAGATGGCCGCGGATCGCCTCGATGATCGCCTCCCGGCCGCCCGGGAAGTGGTGGTAGATCGATGAGGCGCTCACGCCGAGCCGCCGGGCCAGGCCGGGCAGCGTGAACGTGCCGGTCTCGTCGATCAGGTCGAGGGCGGCCGAAGCGATCTGCTCCCGGGAGAGCAGCGGGGCGACAGGTCGGGGCACGGTACCGAACCTACTGGGCGCCCGTCCCGGCTATCCGGTGCGGTGGGCGATGGTTCCGGCGACGACGGTCAGCGGGATCGGGGACTCGGCCAGTTCGTCGGGGCCGGTGGTCAGCGGGTCGAGGGCGAAGACCGTCAGGTCGGCGCGGTAGCCCGGGAGCAGCCGGCCGGACGACCGGGACAGACCGGCGGCCGCGGCGGCCGAGCTCGTGTAACCCTCCAGCGCCATCCGGGCGGTCAGCGCCTGCTCGGGCAGGACCGGTTCGACGTCCGGCTCCCCCGCCGGGCGGCGCAGTCGGGCCGCGGCCAGGATCGCGCGCGGGTCGAACGGCGCGATCGGCCAGTCCGAGCCGAGGGCCAGGCGGGCGCCACGGTCACGCAGGTCACGGGCCCGGAACGCGCGGTCGGCCCGGCGTTTGCCGAGGCGGCTGGACCAGTTGTCGGTGTGGTCGGCGCGGGTGTAGCTGGTGCAGTGGGTGGGTTGCATGCTCGCGGTCACGTCCAGTTCGGCGAACCGGCCGATCAGCTCGGACGGCATGGTCTCCAGATGTTCGACCCGGTGCGGGACCCGGGTGGCGGCGAGTTCGGCGTAGGTGTCCAGCACGTACCTGATTCCGGCGTCGCCGATGGCGTGCGTGACCAGCGGGACACCGTGGGCCGCCAGCAGCGAGGCGGCCGCCGTGTAGTCACGCGGGTCGGGCCAGAAGCAGGCCGTGGACTCGCCGTGGCTGTCCGGTTCGTCGAGCCAGGCGGTGCCGCCGTCGATCGTGCCGTCGATCATGAACTTGGCGCCCTGCACCTGCCAGCGACGGCCGGACAGCCGCTGCTGGGCGATCACCGCGTCCAGCCCGTCGCGCCCGGTCCCGGGCATCACGAACGGCGCGAACCGCCAGCGGACCGGCAGCTCACCGTCGTCCTCCAGGGCACGGAACAGTTCGAGCGAGTCGGCTTCGAAGTCCATCGCGTCGGCCGCGGTCAACCCGCACGCCGCCATCCGCCGCAGCAGGTCGGTCAGGCGGGCCCGGCGTTCGGCCGGGGCGTCGTCCGGCAGCAGGGTGCGGACCAGGTCGAGGGCCTCCAGTTCGAGCAGGTGCCCGGTCGGGACGCGGTCGGCGTCGCAGACCACGCTCGCGCCGGAGGCGAACCCGCGCGGCCCGTCGATCCCGGCCATCGCCAGCGCCTTCGGGCTGACCAGGGCCGAGTGCGCGTCGAAGAGCAGCAGGAACACCGGGACGTCCGGGCCGACGGCCTCGACCAGCGGCGCGTGGGTGATCGGGGCGCCCTCGAAGGCGTTCGGATCGAGACCCCAGCCCTCCAGCCATCCGCCCGGCGCCACGTCCGCGGCGCGCAAGGCCGCTGTCAACCCTTCGACGGTACGGACGGACGACAGATCCACGCCACGGGTGAGGCCGATACCCATCACCGGGTGGAAGTGCCCGTCCACCAGGCCCGGGGTGACGGTGGCGTCGCCCAGGTCGACGACTTCGGTGTGCGGGCCGCGCCAGAAACGGACGTCGGTACGGTCGCCGAGCGCGGTGATCACGCCGCCGGACAGTGCGATCGCGGTCGGGGCGGGCGAGGAGTCACCGGCCAGGGTGTGGATCCGGTCGGCCGTCAGGATCAGATCGGCGGCGCTCACGCGTGGGTCTCCTCCGTGTGGCGGTTCTCGTTGTCGAGTACCGCCGCGGACGGGCCGGGGTTCATCGCCCGCACCTCTTCGCCGCCGATTCGCCCGTACGATGACGGACTCTTGATCTTGATCTTGAAGGCCCAGGCGACGCCCGCCGCGAGGATCGCCGGGACCACCGCCACCAGCGCCGCGTTGGCGCCGAAGGCGGCCCCGGTGAGCAGGGCGATGTTGTCGATGAGCAGGTACAGCACGACGCTCAGCAGGATCAGTGCGAGCCCGCCGGCGGCGATCGCGACCCGGGAGCCGGAGACGCCCCGGCGACGCAGGAAGTACGCCAGGACGGCGGCCGAGGTGAGCGCCTGCAGGGTCACCACGCCGATCGCGCCGGGCGTGTTGACCAGCAGGAGCAGCTGGAGGTACGGGTCGGCGCCGGCCAGCGCGAAACCGGCCACCACGACCGCCGCGAGGATCGTCTGCGCGGCACCGGCCGCCGCCGGGGACAGGAATCGCGGATGGGTACGGCCGAACGCGGCCGGGAGCAGCCCGTCGTGGGCGAGTGAGAAGGCGTACCGGTTGATGGCGTTGTGGAAGGCCAACTGGGAGGCGAGGACACTGGTCAGCACCAGGACGTACATCAGGTCGCTGGCCCACGCCCCGACGAAGGTGTCCATCGCGGTGAAGAACAGCCCGGTCGGGTCGGTGCCGGCCGCCTCGACCACCCGCTCGTCACCGAACGCCTGCACGATCGCCCACACCACCAGGCAGTAGAAGAGGCCGAGGAAGGCGACCGAGGCGTAGGTGGCCCGGGGGATCGAGCGGTCCGGACGGCGCGCCTCACCGCGGTAGAGGGCGGTCGACTCGAAACCCATGAACGCGGCGAAGCAGAAACCGAGG of the Actinoplanes sichuanensis genome contains:
- a CDS encoding discoidin domain-containing protein, with product MAGAAVLLAVPIVLVGVYRNVNREPTAAAGPLGSVESALDAAAPGALPSAPGVLPTVTSGAPAASGRPSAGGPSGVRPSGVGGPSVSASTAGAAPKPSVTGKPNPSGANLALQGTATASASEGDPWQPANAIDGDPSSRWSSGFSDDQWIRVDLGGNWQISEIVLVWEHAYGTAYRVETSRDGMAWTRAYATTTGTGGTVRIAEKSVARYVRMHGTKRVSIYGYSLLEFEIR
- a CDS encoding nitroreductase/quinone reductase family protein, with product MATALRLPGWLPAANRVVRVLNRLGLRLGTVHVLTVPGRRSGRPRPTPVSPLTVDGRRYVVAGLPDGDWARNVRAAGQGELASGRRLARVRLAEITDPGERRAVVRAFPAEVPHGVPFFVRIGLVATGTADEFAAAADRVAVFEILTIPT
- a CDS encoding MarR family winged helix-turn-helix transcriptional regulator; this encodes MSKQSLTGRRPAGPPGERTPLEAAADAAAGFGAATDEVDEAAAGVLGVNRTDLRILGLVEAAGAMTAGALAGAARLSPAATTAAIQRLVAAGHLRRDTDPEDRRRAVVTVTAETVEVVDRLYGPIAEAGHRLLTRYTVEELRLVTGFLELGRTMQLEQAARIRAAVQDPPG
- a CDS encoding TetR/AcrR family transcriptional regulator, with the protein product MPRPVAPLLSREQIASAALDLIDETGTFTLPGLARRLGVSASSIYHHFPGGREAIIEAIRGHLTAGPAPATGTDWQTYAREWAREYRRAFARHPKVVPMLTAQTVSDPRTLATYEALARVLRDAGFHEEELLHAVTILDCFILGSALDAAAPLDVWAASDDPESALGAAIRTASPEPERRSERSFEIGLRVLLTGLADLRT
- a CDS encoding amidohydrolase encodes the protein MSAADLILTADRIHTLAGDSSPAPTAIALSGGVITALGDRTDVRFWRGPHTEVVDLGDATVTPGLVDGHFHPVMGIGLTRGVDLSSVRTVEGLTAALRAADVAPGGWLEGWGLDPNAFEGAPITHAPLVEAVGPDVPVFLLLFDAHSALVSPKALAMAGIDGPRGFASGASVVCDADRVPTGHLLELEALDLVRTLLPDDAPAERRARLTDLLRRMAACGLTAADAMDFEADSLELFRALEDDGELPVRWRFAPFVMPGTGRDGLDAVIAQQRLSGRRWQVQGAKFMIDGTIDGGTAWLDEPDSHGESTACFWPDPRDYTAAASLLAAHGVPLVTHAIGDAGIRYVLDTYAELAATRVPHRVEHLETMPSELIGRFAELDVTASMQPTHCTSYTRADHTDNWSSRLGKRRADRAFRARDLRDRGARLALGSDWPIAPFDPRAILAAARLRRPAGEPDVEPVLPEQALTARMALEGYTSSAAAAAGLSRSSGRLLPGYRADLTVFALDPLTTGPDELAESPIPLTVVAGTIAHRTG
- a CDS encoding APC family permease, with protein sequence MAEQARLKTGALGAAGITFLVVAAAAPLTVMTGVAPLAVSIGGIGAPVGYLLAGLVLTVFAVGFTAMTRHTRGAGAFYSYITLGLGRPLGAAAGLLAVLSYNALQIGVYGLLGVQFAGAWTRFTGTGAPWWIFTAIGIAGVWALGRRGIDVGAKVIGTLLIAETAILALLVAGVLTKGQLTAGTFTPSAVTSPGMLAILGFCFAAFMGFESTALYRGEARRPDRSIPRATYASVAFLGLFYCLVVWAIVQAFGDERVVEAAGTDPTGLFFTAMDTFVGAWASDLMYVLVLTSVLASQLAFHNAINRYAFSLAHDGLLPAAFGRTHPRFLSPAAAGAAQTILAAVVVAGFALAGADPYLQLLLLVNTPGAIGVVTLQALTSAAVLAYFLRRRGVSGSRVAIAAGGLALILLSVVLYLLIDNIALLTGAAFGANAALVAVVPAILAAGVAWAFKIKIKSPSSYGRIGGEEVRAMNPGPSAAVLDNENRHTEETHA